One genomic window of Gloeocapsa sp. DLM2.Bin57 includes the following:
- a CDS encoding D-glycero-beta-D-manno-heptose-7-phosphate kinase: MKDNSIRRLIEAQARLEQILDNFLNQPILVVGDLTLDEFLTGQVERISREAPVLILRHEQTRQIPGGGANAVYNLAKLGAQVKVVGIVGDDIQGEALLDIFNQVGIDTTLVLKTKERPTVTKTRIAGHARQSVTQQIVRVDRKSDALPSLEIQNQLASLIQEKATTVKAIVCSDYGDGVFTSPVIKACLAHDRVIVDTQKDLARYRGATLFTPNLPEAEQAVGYPINDFNSLQQAGKDLLNLTQASQMLITRGEEGMSLFEGTTTEEIMAFNRTDVFDVTGAGDTVVAALTLALVAGASFWEAAVLGNLAASLVVRQFGTATTTITEMKEALAKLITKYSE, translated from the coding sequence ATGAAGGATAACTCAATTAGGCGTTTAATTGAAGCCCAAGCAAGACTAGAACAAATTTTAGATAACTTCCTTAATCAACCAATCTTAGTGGTGGGAGATTTAACCTTAGATGAGTTTCTCACAGGTCAAGTAGAGCGTATTTCAAGAGAAGCACCTGTTTTAATTTTACGTCACGAACAAACTAGACAAATTCCTGGTGGAGGTGCTAACGCTGTTTATAATTTAGCTAAATTAGGTGCTCAAGTTAAGGTAGTGGGTATAGTCGGAGACGATATCCAAGGGGAAGCTTTACTAGATATTTTTAACCAAGTTGGCATAGATACTACATTAGTACTTAAAACTAAAGAACGTCCTACAGTGACTAAAACCCGTATCGCGGGGCACGCTAGACAGTCGGTTACCCAACAAATAGTTAGAGTCGATCGCAAATCTGATGCTCTTCCTTCTCTAGAAATACAAAACCAATTAGCGAGTTTAATTCAAGAGAAAGCAACTACAGTAAAAGCGATCGTCTGCTCTGACTATGGAGATGGTGTCTTTACCTCACCAGTAATTAAAGCTTGTTTAGCACACGATCGCGTGATTGTTGATACACAAAAAGACTTAGCCCGTTATCGGGGAGCAACCCTATTTACGCCTAATCTTCCTGAAGCTGAACAAGCGGTGGGTTATCCTATTAATGACTTTAATTCCCTACAACAAGCAGGTAAAGACTTACTTAACCTTACCCAAGCTTCACAAATGCTGATTACCCGAGGAGAAGAGGGTATGAGTTTATTTGAGGGAACAACCACAGAAGAGATTATGGCTTTCAATCGTACCGACGTCTTTGACGTTACAGGAGCAGGAGATACCGTAGTAGCTGCTTTAACTTTAGCTCTAGTAGCAGGAGCTTCTTTTTGGGAAGCAGCTGTTTTAGGTAATCTCGCTGCTAGTCTAGTAGTGCGTCAATTTGGGACTGCTACCACTACTATAACAGAAATGAAGGAAGCTTTAGCTAAACTTATCACTAAGTATTCTGAATAA
- a CDS encoding YggS family pyridoxal phosphate-dependent enzyme, translating to MSTITQKIRELREQIPPHVRLIAITKGVSVEAIAEAYNAGVRDFGESRLQEALPKQEKLAQYTDITWHFIGHLQTNKAKKAIESFHWIHSVDSLKLAQRLNDSAQDLAKSPQVCLQVKLVPDPNKYGWTPQELITDLPTLNEFKYLKIQGLMTILPLGLSETESLQVFAATKELASKINSSSNLRLTELSMGMSGDYTQAIEAGSTMIRLGRIIFS from the coding sequence ATGAGTACTATTACTCAAAAAATTCGGGAACTGCGTGAGCAAATTCCTCCTCACGTTCGCTTGATTGCTATTACTAAAGGAGTATCTGTAGAAGCGATCGCCGAAGCATATAACGCGGGTGTCAGAGACTTTGGCGAAAGTCGTTTACAAGAAGCTCTCCCTAAACAAGAAAAACTAGCACAATATACAGATATAACCTGGCATTTTATCGGTCATTTACAAACTAACAAAGCTAAAAAGGCGATCGAGTCTTTCCACTGGATTCACTCTGTCGATAGTTTAAAACTAGCCCAACGTCTCAATGATTCTGCTCAAGACTTAGCTAAATCCCCTCAAGTTTGTCTCCAAGTTAAATTAGTACCAGATCCCAATAAATACGGTTGGACCCCTCAAGAATTAATTACAGATTTACCCACACTTAACGAATTTAAGTATCTCAAAATACAGGGATTAATGACTATTTTACCCCTAGGATTATCAGAAACAGAGAGTTTACAAGTCTTCGCCGCTACTAAAGAATTAGCGAGTAAAATCAACTCTTCTTCTAACTTAAGACTAACCGAACTCTCTATGGGTATGTCAGGTGATTATACCCAAGCGATCGAAGCCGGAAGTACTATGATACGCTTAGGAAGGATAATTTTTAGTTAA
- a CDS encoding DUF3539 family protein, producing MTSETYLNHPTFGLLYRICSLGENRELFTTLYAQRLFFIVISKTEGVSIEPITRSESRLLVDRRLRELRLLESSTEYTELQSVYKTTF from the coding sequence ATGACCAGTGAAACCTATCTCAATCATCCGACTTTTGGTTTACTCTATCGTATCTGTAGCTTAGGCGAAAACCGTGAATTGTTTACTACTCTCTACGCTCAACGTCTATTTTTTATAGTCATTAGCAAAACAGAGGGAGTTAGTATTGAACCAATTACGCGGTCAGAATCTCGTTTACTCGTAGATAGACGCTTGAGAGAATTAAGACTGTTGGAATCCTCAACAGAATATACAGAGTTACAGTCTGTTTATAAAACTACCTTTTAA
- a CDS encoding BMC domain-containing protein — protein sequence MPDAVGVIETVGFPGILAAADAMVKAARVTLVYFDIAESGNFYVVVRGPVSEVEPSVAAGIKAAEDTFGGKVVSHYIVPNPPENVVAVLPIEYTDDVEEYRL from the coding sequence ATGCCAGATGCAGTAGGAGTAATCGAAACCGTAGGTTTCCCAGGGATTCTAGCCGCAGCTGATGCGATGGTGAAAGCAGCTAGAGTAACCCTGGTTTATTTTGATATCGCCGAAAGTGGTAACTTTTATGTAGTTGTCAGAGGACCTGTTTCAGAGGTAGAGCCATCGGTAGCAGCAGGAATAAAAGCAGCTGAGGATACTTTTGGGGGAAAGGTAGTTAGTCATTATATCGTCCCCAATCCACCAGAAAATGTTGTCGCAGTCTTGCCAATCGAATATACTGATGATGTGGAAGAATATCGCTTGTGA